The following are from one region of the Microbacterium paraoxydans genome:
- a CDS encoding DUF4188 domain-containing protein, with product MSTVVTGRMTHRHEGELVVFHIGMQINRWWRPDLWLPAFVAMPRMLRELSTEPDSGLLGYQLLLGSGGPYVVQFWSSVDKLYAYASNPDQQHRPAWTAFNRAARKAPGAVGVWHETFLVDTAESVYVSTKRMGLAAATEHVRVPRRHDRAQARFTDGKTVTPTAAPANEPTA from the coding sequence ATGTCTACAGTCGTCACGGGCCGCATGACCCACCGCCACGAGGGCGAGCTCGTGGTGTTTCACATCGGGATGCAGATCAACCGGTGGTGGCGCCCCGATCTGTGGCTGCCCGCGTTCGTCGCCATGCCTCGCATGCTCCGCGAGCTCAGCACCGAGCCCGACTCCGGGCTGCTCGGCTACCAGCTCCTCCTCGGGTCGGGCGGGCCCTACGTCGTGCAGTTCTGGTCTTCGGTCGACAAGCTCTACGCCTATGCCTCGAACCCGGATCAGCAGCACCGTCCGGCGTGGACCGCCTTCAACCGCGCCGCCCGCAAGGCTCCGGGAGCGGTCGGCGTGTGGCACGAGACGTTTCTCGTCGACACCGCCGAGAGCGTGTACGTCTCGACGAAGCGCATGGGCCTCGCCGCCGCGACGGAGCACGTGCGCGTACCGCGGCGCCACGACCGTGCGCAGGCGCGGTTCACGGACGGAAAGACAGTGACCCCCACCGCAGCGCCCGCGAACGAGCCCACGGCGTGA
- a CDS encoding MerR family transcriptional regulator, whose product MRISELSAQTGVTVPTIKYYLREGLLPEGERTSATQAVYDEKHVERLRVIRALLDAGVSIAETRRVVAALDDPPANPHELLGTAHAAITPPADDSLDLAGAEALAARLGWKPGMCDPAVLHAVSRALQGLERVGFTVPEAVMEEYLASARRIADAEIAGVPEGSAEAAVRYVVLGSVLVEPLLLALRRVAQQVSSGERFGRPTGASDCS is encoded by the coding sequence ATGAGGATTTCCGAACTGTCAGCGCAGACCGGCGTGACCGTGCCGACGATCAAGTACTACCTGCGCGAGGGGCTGCTGCCCGAAGGCGAGCGCACCTCCGCGACGCAGGCCGTCTATGACGAGAAGCACGTGGAGCGGCTGCGCGTCATCCGGGCGCTCCTCGATGCGGGCGTGAGCATTGCCGAGACGCGACGGGTGGTCGCGGCGCTGGATGATCCGCCCGCGAACCCGCACGAGCTGCTGGGGACCGCGCACGCCGCGATCACCCCGCCGGCCGATGACTCGTTGGACCTCGCCGGCGCCGAGGCGCTCGCGGCCCGGCTCGGGTGGAAGCCGGGGATGTGTGACCCGGCGGTACTGCATGCGGTCTCGCGAGCGTTGCAGGGGCTGGAGCGCGTCGGGTTCACGGTGCCGGAGGCGGTGATGGAGGAGTACCTCGCGAGTGCGCGGCGGATCGCTGATGCGGAGATCGCGGGGGTGCCGGAGGGGTCGGCGGAGGCGGCGGTGCGGTACGTGGTGCTGGGGTCGGTGCTGGTGGAGCCCCTGTTGTTGGCGTTGCGGCGGGTGGCGCAGCAGGTGAGCTCGGGGGAGCGGTTCGGACGCCCTACGGGAGCTAGCGATTGCTCTTAG
- a CDS encoding type I restriction endonuclease subunit R — protein MSDAPGRKYDPIAVSAESTVVAEYVPDSTQATSYQSEADLEREMVRLLQSQAYEYLPITTEAQLVANLRTQLEALNGIVFSDAEWEDFFKDKVASQNDGIVEKTIRVQEDHVQILTRDDGSTKNVMLIDKKNIHSNRLQVINQYEIGQNEGGAKHANRYDVTVLVNGLPMVHVELKRRGVDIREAFNQINRYQRTSFWAGSGLFEYVQLFVISNGTLTKYYSNTTRNRHIDEGKKTAGSKKKTSNSFEFTSWWADAQNRPIQELTAFVKTFFAKHALLNILAKYCVLTVDRDLLVMRPYQIVATERILRRIDIATNNKRLGTVEAGGYVWHTTGSGKTLTSFKTAQLASKLSSVDKVLFVVDRKDLDYQTMREYDRFEKGAANSNASTAVLKKQLEDSSARIIITTIQKLSNFIRANKGHEIYSGHVVIIFDECHRSQFGDMHTDITRAFKRYNLFGFTGTPIFAANSGTGGNPQLKTTEQTFGDKLHTYTIVDAITDKNVLPFRIDYINTVNIGDPDDKQVSSIDTEKALLDPRRISQIVKYTLEHFDQKTKRASSYEHSVVTNVVESVRTGKRAEALREKKRIRGFNAIFATASIDAARRYYNHFQYQQQDLTPDRRLKVGVIFSYGANDAPDEDILDDEAFDTDALSTDNREFLEDAIQDYNDMFGTSYDTSADKFQNYYKDLSQRMKNREIDLVIVVNMFLTGFDATTLNTLFVDKNLRSHGLIQAYSRTNRILNSVKTYGNIVSFRNLEDATNAALELFGNKDARGAVLLKPYQDYYGDYVAKVTELLQRFPLGTQIIGESAQKEFIALFGAILRLQNILTSFDDFAGQDPLTERQAQDYRSWYLDFYAEFRRDRDTDKELINDDVVFELELIKQVEINVDYILMLVEKYRTSFGDGEDKEIRAEISRAVDASPSLRSKRDLVEDFVNSVSVTGAVDEQWKAFVKAKRDAELETLITDQKLRPDETRAFVEAAFRDGQLRTTGTAITTILPPVSRFAPEGGHGEKKRTAVEALARFFDRFFGLGSGSDW, from the coding sequence ATGAGTGACGCACCTGGGCGCAAGTACGATCCGATCGCCGTCTCTGCAGAGAGTACAGTCGTTGCTGAATACGTTCCCGACTCCACCCAGGCGACGTCGTACCAGTCGGAGGCAGATCTCGAACGCGAGATGGTTCGCCTGCTCCAGTCGCAGGCATATGAGTACCTTCCGATCACAACGGAAGCGCAGCTCGTCGCGAACCTCCGCACCCAGCTCGAGGCGTTGAATGGCATCGTGTTCAGCGACGCGGAGTGGGAAGACTTCTTTAAGGACAAGGTCGCGAGCCAGAACGACGGCATCGTCGAGAAGACGATCCGCGTCCAGGAAGATCACGTCCAGATCCTGACGCGCGATGACGGCTCGACAAAGAACGTGATGCTGATAGACAAGAAGAACATCCACAGCAACCGCCTGCAGGTGATCAACCAGTACGAGATCGGGCAGAACGAGGGCGGTGCGAAGCACGCCAACCGCTACGACGTGACCGTGCTGGTTAACGGTCTGCCGATGGTGCATGTCGAGCTCAAGCGCCGCGGCGTCGACATCCGCGAGGCGTTCAACCAGATCAACCGCTATCAGCGCACCAGCTTCTGGGCTGGCTCGGGTCTCTTCGAGTACGTCCAGCTCTTCGTGATCAGCAACGGCACGCTGACCAAATACTATTCCAACACGACGCGCAACCGTCACATCGATGAGGGCAAGAAGACCGCGGGCAGCAAGAAGAAGACCAGCAATAGCTTCGAATTCACATCATGGTGGGCTGATGCACAGAACCGGCCGATTCAGGAGCTGACAGCGTTCGTTAAGACGTTCTTTGCGAAGCACGCGCTATTGAACATCCTGGCGAAGTACTGCGTACTCACCGTCGACCGTGACTTGCTGGTCATGCGTCCGTACCAGATCGTCGCGACTGAGCGGATCCTTCGACGCATCGACATCGCGACAAACAACAAACGCCTCGGCACCGTCGAGGCTGGCGGCTATGTCTGGCACACCACCGGGTCGGGCAAGACCCTCACCTCGTTCAAGACGGCACAGCTCGCATCGAAACTTTCCAGCGTCGACAAGGTGCTGTTCGTCGTCGACCGCAAAGACCTCGACTACCAGACGATGCGCGAGTACGACCGCTTTGAGAAGGGAGCCGCGAACTCAAACGCGTCAACCGCGGTCCTGAAGAAGCAGCTCGAGGATTCGAGCGCGCGGATCATCATCACGACGATCCAGAAGCTCTCGAACTTCATTCGCGCGAACAAGGGCCACGAGATCTACTCGGGGCACGTCGTGATCATTTTCGATGAGTGCCACCGCTCACAGTTCGGTGACATGCACACCGATATCACCCGCGCCTTCAAGCGCTACAACCTCTTCGGGTTCACCGGCACGCCGATCTTCGCCGCGAACTCAGGAACGGGTGGCAACCCCCAGCTCAAGACCACCGAGCAGACGTTCGGCGACAAGCTGCACACCTACACGATCGTCGACGCAATCACGGACAAGAACGTCCTTCCCTTCCGGATCGACTACATCAACACCGTCAACATCGGCGACCCGGACGACAAGCAAGTGTCGTCCATCGACACCGAGAAGGCGCTACTCGACCCACGGCGCATCAGCCAGATCGTCAAATACACGCTGGAACACTTCGATCAGAAGACCAAGCGTGCGTCGAGCTACGAACACTCCGTTGTCACGAACGTCGTTGAGTCGGTCCGTACCGGGAAGCGCGCTGAGGCGCTGCGCGAGAAGAAGCGTATTCGCGGATTCAATGCGATTTTCGCGACGGCATCGATCGACGCGGCCCGCCGGTACTACAACCATTTCCAGTATCAGCAGCAGGATCTGACACCGGACCGCCGGCTAAAGGTCGGCGTCATCTTCTCCTACGGCGCCAATGATGCACCGGACGAGGACATCCTCGATGATGAGGCGTTCGACACCGATGCGCTCTCAACAGACAACCGTGAGTTCTTGGAAGATGCCATCCAGGACTACAACGACATGTTCGGGACGAGCTACGACACGAGTGCCGATAAGTTCCAGAACTACTACAAGGACCTGTCGCAGCGGATGAAGAACCGCGAGATCGATCTGGTCATCGTCGTCAACATGTTCCTAACCGGCTTCGACGCCACGACGCTGAACACACTTTTCGTCGACAAGAACCTCCGGTCCCACGGCCTCATACAGGCGTACTCGCGAACAAACCGCATCCTTAACTCCGTCAAGACGTACGGCAACATCGTCTCGTTCCGGAATCTCGAGGATGCGACCAACGCTGCCCTCGAACTATTCGGCAATAAGGATGCCCGCGGAGCTGTTCTTCTCAAGCCGTACCAGGACTACTACGGCGACTACGTCGCGAAGGTCACGGAGCTGCTGCAGCGCTTCCCGCTCGGCACCCAGATCATCGGCGAGTCTGCACAGAAGGAATTCATTGCACTGTTCGGCGCCATCCTTCGGCTCCAGAACATCCTCACCTCCTTCGATGACTTCGCCGGTCAAGATCCGCTGACCGAGCGGCAGGCGCAGGACTATCGCAGCTGGTATCTCGACTTCTACGCCGAGTTCCGCCGAGACCGCGACACGGACAAGGAACTCATCAACGACGACGTCGTGTTCGAGCTCGAGCTGATCAAACAGGTCGAGATCAATGTCGACTACATTCTGATGCTCGTCGAGAAGTATCGCACCAGCTTCGGAGACGGAGAAGACAAGGAGATTCGCGCCGAGATCTCCCGTGCGGTCGACGCCAGCCCGAGCCTGCGGAGTAAGCGCGACCTTGTCGAGGACTTTGTTAACTCCGTCTCTGTGACCGGCGCCGTCGACGAACAATGGAAGGCCTTTGTGAAGGCGAAGCGCGATGCAGAGCTTGAGACACTGATCACCGATCAGAAGCTCCGCCCCGATGAAACGCGTGCCTTCGTCGAGGCGGCGTTCCGCGACGGCCAGCTACGGACGACGGGGACCGCCATTACGACGATCCTTCCGCCGGTATCGCGGTTCGCTCCCGAGGGCGGGCATGGCGAGAAGAAGCGGACGGCAGTCGAGGCGCTTGCGCGCTTCTTCGACCGATTCTTCGGACTGGGCTCGGGGAGCGACTGGTGA
- a CDS encoding restriction endonuclease subunit S: protein MSRIDELLSELTPRGVQFMAIREISGKSSKIKWANTGDEEFRYIDLTSVDRVTRRIRVTATINADDAPSRAQQIVRTGDVIFATTRPAQMRWAVIPPDYDRQIASTGYCVIRPDTSIVLTNFLAHLLGTDAFRRYIEANQIAGNYPSIPDNRVRDFRIPVPPLQVQREIVTVLDQFARLEAELEAELEAELEARRQQYAYYRSALLAPNTSSLVEWSTLGNVSTRVSSGATPKAGADKYYDGGTIPWLRTGEVTFGEIWETEMRITERALKETGASWIRENCVIVAISGATAGRSAINKIPLATNQHCCNLQIDESLADYRYVFYWVSANYEELKALGRGARADLNAQIIKDFPIPLPSLDEQRRIVDVLDKFNKLVNDLSFGLPAELAARRKQYEYYRDKLLTFEEAAS, encoded by the coding sequence ATGAGCCGCATCGATGAACTGCTCAGCGAACTGACCCCGCGGGGGGTTCAGTTCATGGCGATTCGCGAGATTTCAGGCAAGAGCTCGAAGATCAAGTGGGCGAATACTGGAGACGAGGAGTTTCGGTACATCGACCTGACTTCAGTAGATCGAGTGACGCGGCGCATCCGAGTCACAGCGACGATTAATGCAGACGATGCACCGAGCCGAGCGCAGCAGATCGTGCGCACCGGCGACGTGATCTTTGCTACCACGCGCCCGGCGCAGATGCGCTGGGCGGTTATTCCGCCGGACTACGACCGTCAGATCGCAAGCACGGGATACTGCGTAATCCGGCCCGATACCTCGATCGTGCTCACGAACTTCCTCGCGCACCTTCTCGGGACTGATGCCTTCCGCCGATATATTGAGGCGAATCAGATTGCAGGCAACTATCCGTCTATTCCGGACAATCGAGTTCGGGATTTTCGAATCCCCGTTCCGCCACTCCAAGTGCAGCGCGAGATCGTGACGGTACTGGATCAGTTCGCAAGGTTGGAAGCTGAGCTGGAGGCGGAGCTGGAGGCGGAGCTGGAGGCTCGTCGGCAACAGTACGCCTACTATCGCTCCGCGCTACTCGCCCCCAACACGTCAAGCCTTGTCGAGTGGTCAACCCTCGGTAACGTATCGACACGGGTATCCTCAGGCGCAACCCCGAAGGCGGGTGCCGACAAATACTATGACGGCGGCACGATTCCTTGGCTACGCACCGGTGAGGTGACGTTTGGGGAGATCTGGGAGACTGAGATGCGGATCACCGAGCGTGCGCTCAAGGAGACCGGAGCATCCTGGATCCGTGAGAACTGCGTGATCGTTGCAATCTCCGGTGCAACCGCAGGACGGTCTGCCATCAACAAGATCCCGCTGGCGACGAATCAGCACTGCTGCAACCTGCAAATCGACGAGTCGCTCGCCGATTATCGCTACGTGTTCTATTGGGTGAGCGCGAACTACGAGGAGCTCAAAGCGCTCGGGCGTGGCGCGCGGGCCGACCTCAACGCTCAGATCATCAAGGACTTTCCAATTCCGCTGCCATCGCTTGATGAGCAGCGACGGATCGTTGATGTTCTCGACAAATTCAACAAACTCGTCAACGACCTCAGCTTCGGTCTCCCCGCCGAGCTCGCCGCTCGTCGCAAACAGTACGAGTACTACCGCGACAAGCTCTTGACATTCGAGGAGGCGGCATCATGA
- a CDS encoding type I restriction-modification system subunit M, with product MAPTTKEGQRAELHKTIWRIANDLRGSVDGWDFKSYVLGMLFYRFISENLTAYINKGEHEAGDAEFDYARLPDAAAEFGRAETVAEKGFYIVPSELFANVRTRAASDENLNETLERVFKNIEGSALGTDSEDDLKGLFDDLDVNSNKLGATVPKRNKTLVKLLDAIGDLPLGDLQDNSIDLFGDAYEYLMQMYAANAGKSGGEYYTPQEVSELLARITVLGKTTVNKVYDPAAGSGSLLLKFAKVLGKENVRDGFYGQEINLTTYNLARINMFLHDINYADFNLAHGDTLIDPAHWDDEPFEAIVSNPPYSIRWDGDANPLLINDERFAPAGVLAPKSKADLAFTMHILSWLAVNGTAAIVEFPGVLYRGGAEQKIRKYLIDNNYVDAVIQLPPDLFFGTTIATCIIVLKKSKTDNSVLFIDASAEFTRAGNKNKLTPDHQQNILTTLEGRVETAHYSTLVSNADIAANGYNIAVSSYVEAEDTRAAVDITTLNTEIARIVARQAELRISIDAIVADLEGSE from the coding sequence ATGGCACCGACCACCAAAGAAGGCCAGCGAGCCGAGCTACACAAGACGATCTGGCGGATCGCGAACGATCTTCGTGGATCCGTCGACGGCTGGGACTTCAAGTCCTACGTGCTCGGCATGCTCTTCTACCGATTCATCTCCGAGAACCTGACGGCATATATCAACAAGGGCGAGCACGAGGCGGGCGACGCTGAGTTTGACTACGCCCGGCTCCCGGACGCTGCTGCCGAGTTCGGTCGGGCAGAGACGGTGGCCGAGAAAGGCTTCTACATCGTCCCGTCGGAGCTCTTCGCGAACGTCCGCACCCGGGCGGCGTCGGATGAGAACCTCAATGAGACTCTGGAGCGGGTCTTCAAGAACATCGAGGGCTCGGCACTCGGCACGGACAGCGAAGACGACTTGAAGGGGCTTTTCGACGACCTCGACGTCAACAGCAACAAACTCGGCGCGACGGTGCCGAAGCGAAACAAGACGCTGGTCAAGCTGCTGGATGCCATCGGCGACCTGCCACTCGGCGATCTGCAGGACAACTCGATCGACCTGTTCGGCGACGCCTACGAGTACCTCATGCAGATGTACGCGGCGAACGCCGGAAAGTCGGGCGGCGAGTACTACACGCCGCAGGAGGTCTCTGAGCTGTTGGCACGCATCACGGTGCTCGGCAAGACGACGGTGAACAAGGTCTACGACCCGGCCGCCGGTTCCGGTTCGCTGCTGCTGAAGTTCGCGAAGGTATTGGGTAAAGAGAACGTCCGTGACGGCTTCTACGGTCAAGAGATAAACCTGACGACGTACAACCTCGCGCGGATCAACATGTTCCTCCACGACATCAACTACGCCGATTTCAACCTCGCGCACGGCGACACCCTTATCGACCCCGCGCATTGGGACGACGAGCCTTTCGAGGCGATCGTGTCCAATCCGCCGTATTCGATCAGGTGGGATGGTGACGCGAACCCGCTTCTGATCAACGACGAGCGCTTCGCGCCGGCCGGTGTACTCGCACCGAAGTCGAAGGCTGACCTTGCCTTCACGATGCACATCCTCAGCTGGCTCGCCGTGAACGGCACCGCGGCGATCGTCGAGTTCCCCGGAGTGCTGTACCGCGGTGGCGCGGAGCAGAAGATCCGCAAGTACCTCATCGACAACAACTACGTCGACGCCGTGATTCAGCTGCCACCGGACCTCTTCTTCGGCACAACTATCGCGACCTGCATCATCGTGCTCAAGAAGTCCAAGACAGACAACTCCGTCCTTTTCATCGATGCCTCGGCAGAGTTCACTCGTGCCGGCAACAAGAACAAGCTGACGCCCGACCACCAGCAGAACATTCTGACGACCCTCGAAGGTCGCGTCGAGACAGCGCACTACTCCACACTGGTATCGAACGCTGACATCGCTGCCAACGGCTATAACATCGCCGTCTCCTCGTACGTCGAAGCTGAAGACACCCGCGCGGCTGTCGACATCACGACGCTGAACACTGAGATCGCGCGGATCGTGGCACGCCAGGCGGAGCTCCGGATTTCGATCGATGCGATCGTTGCGGATCTGGAGGGCTCTGAATGA
- a CDS encoding McrC family protein, with translation MNAVVAEPRVEEIAEKGESFVALTASQAARLQELRFCRVSPTTDLDIWRVTEVTRVGVVAIDDVRLIVRPKTPLRSLIFMASYSGLQAEVDDASFSFEADQDLPAALASALLRAVGEATGRGLLKGYVSVEETRTVIRGRWDIARQLKVRPGIPVPVELTYDDYTEDVPENRILKAALRALVRLDQLPGRVVDKLGPLLGLFSEVSDLRATGPVMLPAESRLNAHYQPALRLARWVLEATSWAHAEGASSGSAFLLNVAKMYEDFVGRVLQATLHPEGFDVDLQMSDWRLDTDGKVRMRPDIVISRGGRVITVADTKYKVWGESDGSPPNVDVYQALAYAVTAGVREVHLLYVSGDVGPRRYEIAATGTTVVAHAVDIGGEPGALVSRVMELGASLVPAVVLPPGVGIDR, from the coding sequence ATGAACGCCGTAGTGGCCGAGCCTCGAGTCGAGGAGATCGCCGAGAAGGGCGAGTCCTTCGTCGCGCTCACTGCGTCACAAGCAGCGCGTCTGCAGGAGCTGCGATTCTGTCGGGTCTCGCCAACGACGGATCTCGACATCTGGCGGGTCACGGAAGTGACGCGCGTCGGTGTGGTCGCGATCGATGACGTACGTCTGATCGTGCGCCCGAAGACGCCGCTCCGAAGTCTTATCTTCATGGCCTCGTACTCAGGCTTGCAGGCGGAGGTGGATGATGCGTCGTTTTCCTTCGAGGCCGATCAGGATCTACCTGCCGCGCTGGCATCCGCGTTGCTGCGGGCAGTCGGAGAGGCGACGGGCCGAGGGCTACTCAAGGGATACGTCTCCGTCGAGGAGACGCGCACCGTGATCCGCGGCCGCTGGGACATCGCGCGGCAGCTCAAGGTGCGGCCGGGTATTCCCGTGCCGGTGGAGCTCACCTACGACGACTACACCGAAGACGTTCCCGAGAACAGGATTCTCAAGGCTGCGCTGCGCGCGTTGGTGCGGTTGGACCAGCTTCCGGGGCGGGTGGTCGACAAGCTCGGTCCGCTGCTGGGGTTGTTCTCCGAGGTATCCGATCTGCGTGCGACGGGCCCGGTCATGCTGCCCGCGGAGTCACGGTTGAACGCGCACTACCAGCCGGCACTCCGCCTCGCCCGATGGGTTCTCGAGGCGACATCGTGGGCACACGCCGAGGGTGCGAGCTCGGGGTCCGCGTTCTTGCTGAACGTTGCGAAGATGTACGAAGACTTCGTCGGGCGGGTTCTTCAGGCGACGCTGCATCCGGAGGGGTTCGACGTCGACCTGCAGATGTCGGACTGGCGGTTGGACACGGATGGGAAGGTCCGGATGCGCCCGGACATCGTGATCTCGCGGGGTGGGCGAGTAATCACGGTCGCGGATACGAAGTACAAGGTGTGGGGCGAGAGCGACGGCTCGCCGCCCAACGTGGATGTGTATCAGGCGCTCGCGTATGCCGTGACGGCAGGAGTGCGCGAGGTGCATTTGCTGTATGTGTCGGGAGATGTGGGGCCGCGGCGGTATGAGATCGCGGCGACGGGAACGACAGTTGTGGCGCATGCGGTGGATATCGGTGGCGAACCGGGCGCACTGGTGAGTCGGGTGATGGAGCTCGGCGCATCGTTGGTCCCCGCTGTGGTACTCCCGCCCGGTGTCGGCATCGACCGATAG
- a CDS encoding AAA family ATPase — MDKNVKRAERARTALKILAERAPDGSYLPVSDLWAECLQRVPLTPYESELKSHNRPRGEIDWRWSSADLVAAGWLRKNPSGIGEWAITSEGVDALSGHPGDSLLLEAQRRYSLGRARLRDEIDQALPERWVSTDSAQRKLLAAADVIVQEGLRKGMSAFAPGREVWSSENIREVRAIWNSAEATEGQGFTGNLAIQFADATDDQRLLMAEVITLQVLPIGWIIGHAKKRERVESMLKTMRHPVEIPQVFDEAFGGGAFNPGQGMQSHVNKAITVILDVLLAWTELNDEEQVAALEDPRKWRDVVLGSDTAFPTQRYALLYLVHPGFFGPIVSTDHRRLIREAFIGEIGGEFSDDADSDLQRIQIALQLKAGKPVTVYDEPLRDRWHPDTQKGTPELPLDDDETDDVASADPRGFVPSEVDVIELADATHLHEAWLEKVTSALHRRGQVILYGPPGTGKTYVARALADRLGKPGSVVKRIQFHPSYTYEDFFAGYRPVTDAAGQLSFSLTRGPLREIADEARKNPDVPHVLMIDEINRANLSKVFGELYYLLEYRDDAIDVLYAGSGDDGGKSFSLPANVLIIGTMNTADRSIALLDSAMRRRFAFFELHPDVAPVKGILWRWAEQHPQTLPVAELFELLNESIRDREDRIGPSHLLRTDDLSEADLRAVWEESILPLLEERHIGTGVDVHVKYGLDALLAAVTVSADPSPQT, encoded by the coding sequence ATGGACAAGAACGTCAAACGTGCCGAGCGCGCGCGTACAGCCCTGAAAATTCTTGCCGAGCGCGCCCCAGACGGTTCGTATCTACCCGTGTCGGATCTGTGGGCGGAATGTCTCCAACGTGTCCCCCTGACTCCGTACGAATCAGAACTCAAATCGCACAACCGCCCTAGGGGAGAGATCGACTGGCGGTGGTCGAGCGCTGATCTCGTCGCCGCCGGATGGCTCCGCAAGAACCCGTCCGGCATCGGCGAATGGGCCATCACATCGGAAGGTGTCGACGCGCTTAGCGGTCACCCGGGAGACTCGCTTCTTCTCGAGGCTCAACGCCGATACTCACTCGGACGTGCGCGACTCCGCGACGAGATCGACCAAGCGCTTCCTGAGCGGTGGGTCAGCACTGACAGCGCTCAGCGGAAGCTTCTCGCGGCTGCTGACGTGATCGTTCAGGAGGGACTCCGCAAGGGGATGTCCGCCTTCGCTCCCGGGCGGGAGGTGTGGAGCAGCGAGAACATCCGCGAAGTTCGTGCCATCTGGAACTCGGCGGAAGCAACCGAGGGGCAGGGCTTCACGGGCAACCTCGCGATCCAGTTTGCCGACGCTACAGATGATCAGCGCCTTCTGATGGCCGAGGTCATCACACTTCAGGTGCTGCCGATCGGCTGGATCATCGGCCACGCCAAGAAGCGTGAGCGCGTCGAGTCAATGCTGAAGACGATGCGGCATCCGGTCGAAATCCCCCAGGTCTTCGACGAGGCATTCGGCGGCGGTGCGTTCAACCCGGGTCAGGGGATGCAATCACACGTCAACAAGGCGATCACCGTCATCCTCGATGTTCTCCTTGCGTGGACCGAGCTCAATGATGAAGAACAGGTCGCAGCGTTGGAGGATCCCCGAAAATGGCGTGATGTCGTGTTGGGCTCCGACACGGCTTTCCCGACCCAGCGGTATGCGCTGCTGTACCTGGTGCACCCCGGCTTCTTCGGACCGATCGTCTCGACGGATCATCGTCGTCTCATCCGAGAGGCATTCATCGGCGAGATCGGCGGGGAGTTCTCCGACGACGCAGACTCAGACCTGCAGCGCATCCAGATCGCCCTTCAGCTCAAGGCGGGCAAGCCGGTGACTGTGTACGACGAGCCGCTTCGCGACCGTTGGCACCCTGATACGCAAAAGGGCACCCCTGAGCTTCCGCTGGATGACGATGAAACCGACGATGTCGCGAGCGCGGACCCGCGCGGCTTTGTCCCCTCCGAGGTCGACGTCATCGAACTCGCAGACGCCACCCACCTGCACGAAGCCTGGCTGGAGAAGGTCACGAGCGCGCTGCACCGTCGCGGTCAGGTGATCCTCTACGGCCCTCCCGGAACGGGCAAGACGTATGTCGCTCGCGCGCTGGCCGACCGACTCGGCAAGCCCGGCAGCGTCGTGAAGCGCATTCAGTTCCACCCGTCGTACACCTACGAAGACTTCTTCGCCGGCTACCGACCGGTAACGGATGCCGCGGGGCAGCTGTCTTTCTCCCTCACACGGGGGCCGCTGCGAGAGATTGCGGACGAAGCCCGAAAGAACCCTGATGTGCCGCACGTGCTGATGATCGATGAGATCAACCGGGCGAACCTCAGCAAGGTGTTCGGTGAGCTGTACTACCTGCTCGAGTACCGCGACGATGCGATCGACGTGCTCTACGCCGGGTCGGGCGATGATGGCGGGAAGTCTTTCAGTCTCCCCGCGAACGTGCTGATCATCGGAACGATGAACACCGCCGACCGGTCGATCGCGCTGCTCGACTCGGCGATGCGCCGCCGGTTCGCTTTCTTCGAGCTGCATCCGGATGTCGCTCCTGTGAAGGGCATCCTCTGGCGGTGGGCGGAGCAACATCCGCAGACACTTCCGGTCGCAGAGCTGTTCGAGCTGCTGAACGAGAGCATCCGCGATCGCGAGGACCGCATCGGCCCGAGCCATCTGCTCCGGACGGATGACCTGAGCGAGGCGGACCTGCGCGCCGTGTGGGAAGAGAGCATCCTGCCCCTGCTCGAAGAGCGGCACATCGGTACCGGCGTCGACGTACACGTGAAGTACGGGCTGGATGCTCTGCTCGCGGCCGTCACGGTGAGCGCGGACCCATCGCCTCAGACATGA